From Brevibacillus marinus, a single genomic window includes:
- the trmB gene encoding tRNA (guanosine(46)-N7)-methyltransferase TrmB yields the protein MRLRNIPGAEEALREYPVFVADPAAFRGRWRDYFANNNPLHLEIGCGKGRFITSLAEQHPEINFIALEVKAEVLYRTAQRVGMRPVSNLALVQANAAQLTDLFAENELERIYLNFSDPWPKRRHRKRRLTYATFLQMYKQILKPYGEIHFKTDNEGLFEFSLNQFSEQGFQLRHITFDLHRSEFAAHNVMTEYEERFASRGQRIYRTEAINLP from the coding sequence ATGCGATTACGCAATATTCCCGGGGCGGAGGAAGCGCTGCGCGAGTACCCGGTGTTCGTGGCTGACCCGGCAGCTTTTCGCGGCCGGTGGCGGGATTACTTCGCCAACAACAACCCGCTTCATCTGGAGATCGGCTGCGGCAAGGGGCGCTTTATCACCTCGCTTGCCGAGCAGCATCCCGAGATCAATTTCATCGCGCTGGAAGTAAAGGCGGAAGTATTGTATCGGACAGCACAGCGCGTGGGGATGCGACCCGTCTCCAATCTTGCCCTGGTCCAAGCCAACGCCGCCCAACTGACTGACTTGTTCGCGGAAAATGAACTGGAGCGGATTTACCTCAACTTCAGCGATCCCTGGCCGAAACGGCGCCATCGCAAGCGCCGCCTTACGTACGCCACTTTCTTGCAGATGTACAAGCAGATCCTCAAGCCCTACGGCGAGATCCATTTCAAAACCGATAACGAAGGGCTGTTTGAGTTCTCGCTCAACCAGTTTTCCGAACAAGGTTTTCAACTGCGCCACATCACGTTCGACCTGCATCGCTCCGAGTTTGCCGCGCACAACGTGATGACCGAATACGAAGAGCGCTTTGCCAGCCGCGGCCAGCGGATTTACCGGACGGAAGCGATCAACCTGCCTTGA
- a CDS encoding M20 metallopeptidase family protein, protein MSLREVCQNMAEEIVAWRRDFHRHPELSFAESRTASVVAGILRQLGLSVQEGVNGHGVVGELVGAAPGKRVALRADMDALAIVEETGLPFASAVPGVMHACGHDGHMAALLGAAKVLAGMRERLRGSVRFIFQPAEEIPPGGAKGMIEAGALDGVDVMFGLHLWSEYPVGTFYTALGPLMAAADMFTITISGKGGHGGQPHNTVDSLLIASHLVMAAQHIVSRQLDPLQSGVITFGQLQAGSAFNVIADKAELKGTVRSFAPEVRDLLQRRLEQTAASMAELYGARIAVDYVRGYPAVINHEQEARAALAEAEAVFGKEQVGIMQPNMVGEDFSYYLQKVPGAFCFVGAGIPEGPVYPHHHPRFVIDERALPLATEWLCRMALRYVG, encoded by the coding sequence ATGAGCTTGCGGGAAGTTTGCCAGAACATGGCGGAGGAAATCGTCGCCTGGCGGCGGGATTTCCATCGCCATCCGGAGCTGTCGTTCGCGGAGAGCAGGACGGCCAGCGTCGTCGCCGGCATTTTGCGGCAGTTGGGACTCAGCGTACAGGAGGGGGTAAACGGACACGGCGTCGTCGGCGAGCTCGTCGGCGCCGCTCCCGGCAAACGAGTGGCGCTGAGAGCGGACATGGACGCGCTGGCGATTGTCGAAGAGACGGGTTTGCCGTTTGCCTCCGCGGTGCCGGGCGTGATGCACGCATGCGGACACGACGGGCACATGGCGGCTCTGTTGGGAGCGGCCAAGGTGCTGGCCGGCATGCGCGAGCGGCTGCGCGGCAGCGTCCGCTTTATCTTTCAACCGGCGGAGGAGATCCCGCCCGGCGGGGCAAAAGGGATGATCGAAGCAGGTGCGCTGGACGGTGTCGATGTGATGTTTGGCCTGCACTTGTGGTCGGAGTATCCGGTCGGCACGTTTTACACCGCGCTCGGTCCGCTGATGGCGGCTGCCGACATGTTTACGATCACCATCAGCGGCAAAGGCGGACATGGCGGACAGCCGCACAACACGGTGGACTCGCTGCTGATCGCTTCCCACCTGGTGATGGCCGCCCAGCACATCGTCAGCCGCCAACTCGACCCGCTGCAATCGGGGGTCATCACCTTCGGCCAGCTGCAGGCGGGCTCGGCGTTCAATGTGATCGCGGACAAGGCCGAGCTGAAAGGGACCGTCAGAAGTTTTGCCCCCGAGGTAAGGGATCTGCTGCAGCGCCGCCTGGAACAGACCGCGGCCAGCATGGCGGAGCTGTACGGTGCGCGGATTGCGGTGGACTATGTGCGGGGCTACCCCGCCGTGATCAACCACGAGCAAGAAGCGCGGGCGGCGCTTGCGGAAGCTGAGGCGGTATTTGGCAAAGAACAGGTGGGGATCATGCAGCCCAACATGGTCGGCGAGGATTTCTCCTACTACCTGCAGAAAGTGCCCGGCGCGTTCTGTTTCGTCGGGGCGGGCATTCCGGAAGGGCCGGTGTATCCGCACCATCACCCGCGCTTCGTGATCGATGAGCGGGCGCTGCCGCTGGCGACGGAGTGGCTCTGCCGGATGGCGCTGCGCTATGTGGGGTAG
- a CDS encoding YcdB/YcdC domain-containing protein, which produces MSRNNGWATRFCQTGLALIVAAAPFVSVPAVWQAGANAAWAAENQTKTLTQEAALAKVNQWVQVPEGYTLRNARLLETGDGEAVWIFVWEQGSENDIRAELDAVSGELLRYYQVADRQSPPSGARLVDEKEAEQAARLFLQKVAPQGAEELSQPNQFVRKPAREIDQYHFVFTRMVDQVPFPENGVEVTVDRWGRVVSYSRQWWTGELPAAAPTITPEEAEQKLQQALRPSLAYVNLDRWISVSSYSGMGYRPVYRYGGEDPYALDAVSGEVLTRTGGKAAERAPIQPLGSGTRPSLDPGVRITQDEAQKVADQLAKRLPGSYRSEGSSGAGMSSGPDGVTHRRWDFDYRPQGSASDHRTGFQLSISDRGELVEYVSLPHQEALYGEQPTEKPVTLAKAQEVAVAFLKTMLPDRLGELYLMPLSEPEKERLSEQAKEWGRYEIPFGWLKSGIPLEDERVTVTVDAAAGVVIAYRDHDWEDILARIQAPEKIVDQAVAVETERKQKQFSLTYFLPDAVWDANGEPLPREVRLVYRYIGADGVVDAATGEWLDRYALLQSYLPRDIVGHPQEEALRFAVERNLLAVKDGRAEPDKPLTRGELAFMATRIAHDLPIYDEYRRQLFDDENPEQPYRLEDVSFSHPQYEPIQHAVRMGLLSPSGSRFEPDRPVTRLEVAQVAAKLLGYGELLGKPELFVSPFADVGKAEAPAAALADSFGLVPAARPGQFEPDGTFTRAQAAEMFQQLDALTRQR; this is translated from the coding sequence TTGAGCCGAAACAACGGATGGGCCACACGGTTCTGCCAGACCGGTCTGGCGTTAATCGTGGCGGCCGCGCCGTTCGTCAGCGTGCCTGCTGTCTGGCAGGCCGGGGCGAACGCGGCATGGGCGGCGGAGAATCAGACGAAAACGTTGACCCAGGAAGCGGCGTTGGCGAAAGTCAACCAATGGGTGCAGGTGCCGGAGGGGTACACGCTGCGCAACGCCCGCCTGCTGGAAACAGGAGACGGGGAAGCGGTGTGGATCTTTGTATGGGAACAGGGGAGTGAAAACGATATTCGCGCCGAGTTGGACGCGGTGAGCGGCGAGTTGCTTCGCTATTACCAAGTTGCGGACAGGCAAAGTCCGCCCAGCGGCGCCCGTCTCGTCGATGAGAAAGAGGCGGAACAGGCGGCTCGTCTGTTTTTGCAAAAGGTGGCACCGCAGGGAGCGGAGGAACTGTCCCAGCCCAACCAATTCGTGCGCAAGCCCGCGCGAGAGATCGATCAGTACCACTTCGTCTTCACCCGAATGGTTGACCAAGTGCCGTTTCCGGAAAACGGGGTGGAGGTGACGGTGGACCGATGGGGCCGGGTGGTCAGCTACTCCCGCCAATGGTGGACGGGAGAGCTGCCGGCGGCTGCGCCGACGATCACGCCGGAAGAAGCGGAGCAGAAGCTGCAGCAGGCGTTGCGGCCATCGTTGGCGTACGTCAATCTCGACCGCTGGATCAGCGTCTCTTCCTATTCCGGCATGGGGTACCGGCCCGTCTACCGGTACGGCGGGGAAGATCCGTACGCCCTGGATGCCGTCAGCGGGGAGGTGCTGACGCGAACCGGCGGAAAAGCGGCCGAGCGAGCTCCCATTCAACCGCTTGGCAGCGGCACGCGGCCTTCGCTTGACCCCGGGGTTCGCATCACGCAGGACGAGGCGCAAAAGGTCGCCGATCAGCTGGCGAAGCGACTGCCCGGCTCCTATCGCTCGGAAGGGTCCAGCGGTGCCGGCATGTCGTCCGGACCGGATGGCGTCACCCATCGCCGCTGGGACTTTGATTACCGCCCGCAGGGATCGGCCAGCGACCATCGCACAGGGTTTCAACTGAGCATCAGTGACCGCGGCGAACTGGTGGAGTACGTGTCCTTGCCGCATCAGGAAGCGCTTTATGGAGAACAGCCGACCGAGAAACCGGTCACTTTGGCGAAAGCGCAAGAAGTGGCTGTGGCGTTTCTGAAAACCATGCTGCCCGACCGGTTGGGTGAGCTCTACCTCATGCCGCTCTCGGAACCGGAAAAGGAAAGGCTCAGCGAACAGGCGAAGGAGTGGGGGCGGTATGAAATCCCCTTCGGCTGGCTGAAAAGCGGAATCCCGCTGGAGGATGAGAGGGTCACGGTGACAGTGGACGCGGCAGCAGGCGTGGTGATCGCGTACAGGGACCACGACTGGGAAGACATCTTGGCCCGGATCCAAGCCCCGGAGAAGATCGTCGACCAGGCCGTCGCCGTAGAGACCGAGAGGAAACAGAAGCAGTTTTCGCTCACCTACTTCCTGCCGGATGCGGTGTGGGATGCAAACGGTGAGCCCCTCCCGCGGGAAGTCCGGCTGGTGTATCGGTATATAGGGGCCGACGGCGTCGTCGATGCCGCTACCGGGGAATGGCTGGACCGGTACGCCCTGCTGCAGAGCTACCTGCCGCGCGACATTGTCGGCCACCCGCAGGAAGAAGCGCTCCGCTTCGCCGTCGAACGGAACCTGCTCGCCGTAAAGGATGGCCGGGCGGAGCCGGACAAACCGCTCACCCGCGGTGAACTGGCGTTCATGGCAACCCGGATCGCGCACGATCTGCCCATTTACGACGAGTATCGCCGCCAGCTGTTTGACGACGAAAATCCGGAACAACCGTACCGTCTGGAGGACGTCTCCTTCTCCCATCCGCAGTACGAACCGATCCAACATGCAGTTCGGATGGGGTTGCTGTCACCCAGCGGCTCCCGCTTTGAGCCGGATCGGCCCGTCACCCGGCTGGAAGTGGCCCAAGTGGCAGCCAAACTGCTGGGCTACGGCGAGCTGTTGGGCAAGCCGGAACTGTTTGTGTCGCCGTTTGCCGACGTCGGCAAGGCAGAAGCCCCGGCCGCCGCGTTGGCGGACTCCTTTGGACTGGTGCCGGCGGCAAGACCGGGACAGTTTGAGCCGGACGGCACGTTCACGCGCGCGCAAGCAGCCGAAATGTTTCAACAGCTAGATGCGCTGACCAGACAGCGGTAG
- a CDS encoding L,D-transpeptidase, with protein MNKVQFLQEKMAYLIRYPDQTETDFYRHLTERFPKEAAGWLHLGLELERQGDWKQALHCYRQALRAPANSLFRAQARDAYRRLLRKRHRHWWRSAGRRLLALAALTLVLTLIPHPTLAPLHSSAPLQTPDSGRHAATTEQTAAIGEEAPQHAEVIAVPSGWSGRELQAQVKRYLAARRVHFAAPFTVILVPQEAGLPSFTPLLFYRPTAVKGVVRFDPTRNKLLEETYFDAACDCADHPHIRAAKQALSEEQQALEQVLLLRNAVYRFYQQTGRLPAQLQELTKPAPANWLSALPQPAVPSRLRQPSQQQADVQWVYRPQRFRPAAAWASLTEVLPLPYFPEPVQSLEPLQIIVHKPSYRLLLTSGPHLVRQYPVGIGKNNATPDGYFTILRKIHQPEGSGNVYGTRGMTFASPAYAIHGTNDPRSIGKAVSLGCIRLHNADVEELYSFVSPGTPVIVSAQAQPLPAWTNGGRLVIPAGNHEKTPGVTYHWLH; from the coding sequence GTGAACAAAGTGCAATTTCTGCAGGAAAAAATGGCCTATCTGATCCGCTATCCCGACCAGACGGAAACGGATTTTTACCGTCACCTGACGGAACGCTTCCCGAAGGAAGCGGCCGGATGGCTGCACCTCGGTCTGGAGCTGGAGCGGCAGGGGGATTGGAAACAGGCGCTCCATTGCTATCGGCAGGCACTGCGCGCCCCGGCGAACAGCCTGTTCCGTGCCCAGGCGCGCGACGCCTACCGGCGGCTGCTGCGCAAACGTCACCGGCACTGGTGGCGAAGCGCCGGACGGCGGCTGCTCGCGCTGGCCGCACTGACGCTTGTGCTGACGCTGATTCCGCATCCAACCTTGGCCCCCCTGCACTCTTCCGCTCCCCTGCAGACGCCGGACAGCGGCCGGCACGCCGCCACAACGGAGCAAACCGCCGCCATCGGCGAAGAAGCGCCGCAGCATGCGGAAGTGATCGCCGTCCCCTCAGGCTGGTCGGGCCGTGAACTGCAGGCCCAGGTAAAGCGCTACCTGGCAGCGCGGAGGGTGCACTTTGCGGCACCATTCACGGTGATTCTCGTACCGCAGGAGGCCGGTCTGCCGTCCTTCACGCCGCTTTTGTTTTATCGGCCTACAGCGGTAAAAGGGGTCGTCCGTTTTGATCCAACCCGCAACAAGCTGCTGGAAGAGACCTATTTCGATGCTGCCTGCGATTGTGCCGACCACCCGCACATCCGAGCGGCAAAGCAGGCACTGTCCGAGGAACAACAGGCGCTGGAGCAGGTGCTGTTGCTGCGCAACGCCGTCTATCGCTTCTATCAGCAAACCGGCCGCCTGCCAGCGCAATTGCAGGAGTTGACCAAACCCGCTCCCGCCAACTGGCTGTCCGCGCTGCCCCAGCCGGCTGTGCCGTCCCGACTGCGCCAGCCCTCACAGCAGCAAGCAGACGTCCAGTGGGTGTACCGCCCGCAGCGGTTCCGTCCCGCGGCGGCCTGGGCCAGCCTGACGGAGGTGCTGCCGCTGCCCTACTTCCCGGAACCGGTGCAATCGTTGGAACCGCTGCAAATCATCGTACACAAGCCATCCTACCGGCTGCTGTTGACCAGCGGCCCCCATCTCGTCCGGCAGTACCCTGTCGGAATCGGCAAAAACAACGCAACCCCGGACGGGTACTTTACGATTCTGCGGAAGATCCACCAACCGGAAGGCAGCGGAAACGTCTACGGGACGCGCGGGATGACCTTCGCCAGCCCCGCCTACGCGATCCACGGCACCAACGACCCGCGCAGCATCGGCAAAGCGGTATCGCTCGGCTGCATCCGGCTGCACAATGCCGATGTGGAGGAGCTGTACAGTTTTGTGTCCCCCGGCACTCCCGTGATCGTCTCAGCGCAAGCTCAGCCGCTGCCTGCCTGGACGAACGGCGGTCGTCTAGTGATTCCCGCCGGCAACCATGAAAAAACGCCAGGTGTAACGTACCACTGGCTTCATTAG
- a CDS encoding DUF3139 domain-containing protein, with amino-acid sequence MKRLVFVLLLLFIVSPLMVYGEWIVGGYPWVKNQMEMEVRAHLASRGYKPADIQDVKADYNRKLSGYTTKVIFRDEKNSIYYYDYINGNIVQTGLTTSDRDNAKHIEKDSFQLR; translated from the coding sequence GTGAAGAGACTGGTTTTCGTTTTGCTTTTATTGTTTATCGTTAGTCCACTCATGGTATATGGGGAATGGATTGTTGGCGGATATCCTTGGGTGAAGAATCAAATGGAGATGGAGGTGCGAGCTCATCTGGCTTCAAGAGGATACAAACCAGCAGATATTCAAGATGTAAAAGCTGATTACAACCGTAAATTATCTGGATATACCACGAAAGTGATTTTTCGTGATGAAAAAAATTCGATCTACTACTATGATTATATAAATGGCAATATCGTTCAAACAGGTTTGACTACGAGCGATCGAGACAATGCGAAGCATATTGAAAAAGATTCATTTCAATTAAGGTGA
- a CDS encoding PaaI family thioesterase — MLEEIKEIWEKGTEEEREVLALAVQAIRRKRERNSAYLSGFLGLAGEYLDEEKRSYQFIVPITSFMNNSLGVVHGGITATLMDSTMGSLVNRSLPKGRYAVTTELKINYLRPGTGRHLRSVATILHRGKHLVVCEGSVYDDAERLVAHATGSFMLLGKEQA, encoded by the coding sequence ATGCTGGAAGAAATCAAAGAGATTTGGGAGAAGGGAACGGAAGAGGAACGGGAAGTGCTGGCGCTCGCGGTTCAAGCGATTCGCCGCAAGCGGGAGCGAAACAGCGCGTATTTGTCCGGCTTTCTCGGTCTGGCGGGGGAATATCTGGACGAGGAAAAGCGCAGCTATCAGTTTATCGTGCCGATCACCTCATTTATGAACAATTCGCTGGGCGTTGTACACGGCGGCATTACGGCCACGCTGATGGATTCCACGATGGGGTCGTTGGTCAATCGTTCGCTGCCGAAAGGACGCTACGCTGTGACCACCGAACTGAAAATCAATTACCTCCGTCCCGGTACGGGGCGGCACCTGCGCAGCGTGGCAACCATCCTGCATCGCGGTAAGCATCTCGTCGTTTGCGAGGGCAGCGTGTACGACGACGCTGAGCGGCTTGTTGCCCACGCCACCGGCAGCTTCATGCTGCTCGGCAAGGAACAAGCGTAG
- a CDS encoding inositol monophosphatase family protein, translating into MRRWAKDVVGDCQTSGPGSRRISETAVHAAADARAGIAQRCETSGRQGERAAHHRTAATARSRAFDLLGGSGLRRTGITKEEELAFTQPFVLHGKRLLRTIAPALDWCLLANGWIDYIILQRSSVLDVAAGILIAQEAGATITDWQGRPYRHQPFAPDHFPSLMASNGLLHEEVRRLIRE; encoded by the coding sequence TTGAGGAGATGGGCGAAAGATGTTGTTGGAGATTGCCAAACAAGCGGCCCGGGAAGCAGGCGCATATCTGAAACAGCGGTTCATGCAGCAGCTGACGCCAGAGCTGGAATCGCACAACGATGTGAAACTTCCGGAAGACAAGGGGAGCGAGCAGCGCATCATCGCACTGCTGCAACGGCACGTTCCCGCGCATTCGATCTTCTCGGAGGAAGCGGGCTTCGTCGAACGGGGATCACCAAAGAAGAGGAACTTGCTTTTACCCAACCGTTTGTCCTGCACGGCAAGCGGCTGCTGCGAACGATTGCGCCGGCACTGGACTGGTGCCTGCTGGCCAATGGCTGGATCGATTACATCATCCTGCAGCGGTCCAGTGTGCTGGATGTTGCGGCCGGCATCCTGATCGCCCAGGAGGCGGGGGCGACCATCACCGATTGGCAGGGGCGGCCGTACCGCCATCAACCGTTTGCTCCCGATCACTTTCCTTCGCTCATGGCGAGCAACGGACTGCTGCACGAGGAAGTGCGCCGTTTGATCCGGGAATGA
- the ilvD gene encoding dihydroxy-acid dehydratase, which produces MTKQKMRSDMIKKGFDRAPHRSLLRAAGVKEEDFDKPFIAICNSYIDIIPGHVHLQEFGKLVKEAVREAGAVPFEFNTIGVDDGIAMGHIGMRYSLPSREIIADSFETVINAHWFDGVICIPNCDKITPGMMLGALRVNIPTIFVSGGPMAAGRTRDGRKISLSSVFEGVGAYQAGIIDDGQLQELEQFGCPTCGSCSGMFTANSMNCLAEVLGLALPGNGTILATSEERKELAKATAAHLMHLIEQDIKPRDIVTIEAIDDAFALDMAMGGSTNTVLHTLALAHEAGIDYPLERINEIAERIPHLCKLAPASDYHIEDCHEAGGVSAILHELAKKEGALHLERITVTGKTLGENIKDAEIKDDKVIRRLDNPYSARGGLAVLFGNLAPEGAIIKSGAVDPSIKKHEGPAICFDSQEEALAGIANGKVKEGHVVVIRYEGPKGGPGMPEMLAPTSQIVGMGLGTKVALITDGRFSGASRGISVGHVSPEAAEGGPIAFIRDGDLITIDIEQRTIHLHVSDEELAKRKAEWPGFEPKIKSGYLARYTQLVTNASKGGVMKI; this is translated from the coding sequence ATGACGAAACAAAAAATGCGAAGCGACATGATCAAGAAAGGATTTGACCGGGCGCCGCACCGCAGCCTGCTGCGGGCAGCGGGTGTCAAGGAAGAGGACTTTGACAAACCGTTTATCGCGATTTGCAACTCTTACATCGACATCATCCCCGGCCATGTCCATCTGCAGGAGTTCGGCAAGCTGGTCAAGGAAGCGGTCCGGGAAGCGGGCGCTGTACCGTTTGAATTCAACACGATCGGTGTGGATGACGGCATCGCGATGGGTCACATCGGGATGCGCTACTCCCTGCCCAGCCGGGAGATTATCGCCGACAGCTTTGAAACGGTGATCAACGCTCACTGGTTTGACGGCGTCATCTGCATCCCCAACTGTGACAAGATTACGCCCGGCATGATGCTGGGCGCGCTGCGCGTCAACATTCCGACGATTTTTGTCAGCGGCGGACCGATGGCCGCCGGACGGACCCGCGACGGGCGGAAAATCTCGCTGTCGTCCGTGTTCGAGGGCGTTGGCGCGTATCAAGCCGGCATCATTGACGACGGGCAACTGCAGGAGCTGGAGCAGTTCGGCTGTCCGACCTGTGGCTCCTGTTCGGGGATGTTCACCGCCAACTCGATGAACTGTTTGGCGGAAGTGCTCGGCCTCGCCCTCCCCGGCAACGGGACGATTCTCGCCACCTCAGAGGAGCGCAAGGAACTGGCCAAAGCGACGGCGGCCCACCTGATGCACCTGATCGAGCAGGATATCAAGCCGCGCGACATCGTGACGATTGAAGCGATTGACGATGCCTTCGCGCTGGACATGGCGATGGGCGGCTCGACCAATACCGTGCTGCACACGCTGGCCCTGGCGCACGAGGCCGGGATTGACTATCCGCTTGAGCGAATCAATGAAATAGCCGAACGGATCCCGCACCTCTGCAAGCTGGCTCCCGCTTCCGACTACCACATTGAGGACTGTCACGAAGCCGGCGGCGTATCGGCGATTCTGCACGAGCTGGCGAAAAAAGAAGGGGCGCTGCACCTGGAGCGGATCACCGTCACCGGCAAAACGCTGGGAGAAAACATCAAAGACGCGGAAATCAAGGACGACAAGGTGATCCGCCGCCTCGACAACCCGTACAGCGCACGCGGCGGACTGGCCGTCCTGTTCGGCAACCTGGCGCCGGAAGGGGCGATCATCAAATCGGGGGCGGTCGATCCCTCGATCAAGAAGCACGAAGGACCGGCCATCTGCTTTGACTCCCAGGAAGAAGCACTGGCTGGCATCGCCAACGGCAAGGTAAAAGAAGGACATGTCGTGGTCATTCGCTATGAAGGACCAAAAGGCGGTCCCGGAATGCCGGAAATGCTGGCCCCCACCTCGCAAATCGTCGGCATGGGCCTGGGCACCAAAGTGGCGCTGATCACCGATGGCCGCTTTTCCGGCGCCTCGCGCGGCATCAGCGTCGGTCACGTCTCGCCGGAGGCGGCGGAAGGCGGTCCGATCGCCTTCATCCGCGACGGCGATCTGATCACGATCGACATCGAGCAGCGCACCATCCACCTGCACGTCTCGGATGAGGAACTGGCCAAACGGAAGGCGGAATGGCCCGGTTTTGAGCCGAAAATCAAGAGCGGCTACCTCGCCCGCTACACCCAACTGGTCACCAACGCGAGCAAGGGCGGCGTGATGAAAATCTGA